A single region of the Amphiprion ocellaris isolate individual 3 ecotype Okinawa chromosome 4, ASM2253959v1, whole genome shotgun sequence genome encodes:
- the LOC111569895 gene encoding E3 ubiquitin-protein ligase TRIM35-like isoform X3, producing the protein MSYEAPLHEPLLRSEAEGLDSSPPSLESPEWCGKHEEGLSMFCLDDLEPLCQQCAAVNHVGHRVYLLTEAAVDCKEELRTSLTGLNKKVIDLEKVSQTYKHASKYNQAEAKLTEEHMKAEFEQLHQFLREEEAARLQALREEKEEKKLDLEVRMDNMNQLIKSLEERIQLIEEELDAGGDGVEFLQNYQDNMNSKWMDHKTPGKVSRPLIDVAKHLANLQYAVWKKMECVAPYTPVTLDPRTAGQSVRLSPGLNSVHICPGSLQRLEQNMHEAVVVPGNPERFHPYSRILAREGFNTGVHWWDIECQQMA; encoded by the exons ATGAGCTATGAAGCTCCTCTCCATGAACCGCTGCTTAGATCTGAGGCTGAAGGCCTCGACTCGTCTCCCCCGTCACTTGAATCTCCAGAGTGGTGTGGGAAACATGAAGAGGGCCTGTCTATGTTCTGTTTGGATGATCTGGAACCCTTGTGTCAACAATGTGCAGCTGTGAACCATGTAGGACACAGAGTTTACCTTTTAACTGAGGCTGCAGTTGATTGCAAG GAGGAGCTCAGAACATCTCTAACAGGATTGAACAAGAAAGTGATTGACTTGGAGAAAGTTTCACAGACCTATAAACATGCGTCCAAGTATAACCAG GCTGAGGCCAAACTGACAGAGGAGCACATGAAGGCAGAATTTGAGCAGCTCCACCAGTTTCTgagagaggaggaagcagcCAGGCTACAAGCTCtgagggaggagaaagaggagaagaagttGGATCTTGAAGTAAGGATGGACAATATGAATCAGCTGATAAAATCTCTGGAGGAGAGGATCCAGCTGATTGAAGAGGAGCTCGATGCAGGAGGTGATGGAGTGGAATTCTTACAG AACTACCAAGACAACATGAATAG caaATGGATGGATCACAAGACGCCAGGGAAGGTTTCCAGACCTCTTATAGATGTGGCAAAACACTTAGCTAACCTTCAATATGCTGTGTGGAAGAAGATGGAATGTGTCGCCCCCTACA CTCCAGTGACCCTGGACCCCAGAACAGCTGGCCAGTCTGTGAGGCTGTCTCCTGGGCTTAACAGTGTCCACATCTGCCCTGGATCTCTACAGCGGCTGGAACAGAATATGCATGAAGCTGTGGTTGTCCCTGGCAACCCTGAACGTTTCCACCCTTATTCCCGCATTCTAGCAAGAGAAGGCTTTAACACAGGAGTGCACTGGTGGGATATTGAG TGTCAACAGATGGCATGA
- the LOC111569895 gene encoding zinc-binding protein A33-like isoform X2, whose product MSYEAPLHEPLLRSEAEGLDSSPPSLESPEWCGKHEEGLSMFCLDDLEPLCQQCAAVNHVGHRVYLLTEAAVDCKAEAKLTEEHMKAEFEQLHQFLREEEAARLQALREEKEEKKLDLEVRMDNMNQLIKSLEERIQLIEEELDAGGDGVEFLQNYQDNMNSKWMDHKTPGKVSRPLIDVAKHLANLQYAVWKKMECVAPYTPVTLDPRTAGQSVRLSPGLNSVHICPGSLQRLEQNMHEAVVVPGNPERFHPYSRILAREGFNTGVHWWDIEVGGCDNWTLGVAAESICRRTEFEACPEAGLWCIGQRDEEYRALTSPSEIIRVGHHLNRVHVRLNWDGGLLEFTNADTNAHLFTFQHCFDETVYPYFESISTGGSFAVLAQRVNISVGSDCVPVEDIAIFREDQGVEIESTTENDIITNGKVGTEHLTEDKKSAVYSVGKEKTTKKENKSKNKPAVKKRCTKTRFSVSYHVSLNRALSNINNECVNHKQT is encoded by the exons ATGAGCTATGAAGCTCCTCTCCATGAACCGCTGCTTAGATCTGAGGCTGAAGGCCTCGACTCGTCTCCCCCGTCACTTGAATCTCCAGAGTGGTGTGGGAAACATGAAGAGGGCCTGTCTATGTTCTGTTTGGATGATCTGGAACCCTTGTGTCAACAATGTGCAGCTGTGAACCATGTAGGACACAGAGTTTACCTTTTAACTGAGGCTGCAGTTGATTGCAAG GCTGAGGCCAAACTGACAGAGGAGCACATGAAGGCAGAATTTGAGCAGCTCCACCAGTTTCTgagagaggaggaagcagcCAGGCTACAAGCTCtgagggaggagaaagaggagaagaagttGGATCTTGAAGTAAGGATGGACAATATGAATCAGCTGATAAAATCTCTGGAGGAGAGGATCCAGCTGATTGAAGAGGAGCTCGATGCAGGAGGTGATGGAGTGGAATTCTTACAG AACTACCAAGACAACATGAATAG caaATGGATGGATCACAAGACGCCAGGGAAGGTTTCCAGACCTCTTATAGATGTGGCAAAACACTTAGCTAACCTTCAATATGCTGTGTGGAAGAAGATGGAATGTGTCGCCCCCTACA CTCCAGTGACCCTGGACCCCAGAACAGCTGGCCAGTCTGTGAGGCTGTCTCCTGGGCTTAACAGTGTCCACATCTGCCCTGGATCTCTACAGCGGCTGGAACAGAATATGCATGAAGCTGTGGTTGTCCCTGGCAACCCTGAACGTTTCCACCCTTATTCCCGCATTCTAGCAAGAGAAGGCTTTAACACAGGAGTGCACTGGTGGGATATTGAG GTTGGTGGCTGTGATAATTGGACGCTGGGTGTAGCTGCTGAATCTATATGCAGAAGGACAGAGTTTGAGGCATGTCCGGAGGCAGGACTCTGGTGCATCGGCCAGAGAGACGAAGAGTATCGAGCTCTAACTAGCCCCTCTGAGATCATTCGTGTCGGTCATCACCTGAACAGGGTCCACGTGAGGTTGAACTGGGACGGAGGGCTGCTGGAATTCACGAATGCTGACACTAACGCCCATCTTTTTACGTTTCAGCATTGCTTTGATGAAACCGTGTACCCATATTTTGAGAGTATATCCACAGGGGGTAGTTTTGCTGTGTTGGCACAAAGAGTGAACATCAGCGTGGGGTCAGACTGTGTCCCTGTTGAAGACATTGCTATCTTTAGGGAGGATCAGGGGGTGGAAATTGAATCTACCACTGAAAATGACATTATCACAAATGGCAAAGTGGGCACTGAACATCTGACAGAAGACAAGAAATCAGCAGTTTATTCTGTGGGAAAAGAGAAGACAACcaagaaggaaaataaatcaaaaaataaacctgcTGTTAAAAAACGATGCACTAAGACCAGGTTCAGTGTGAGCTACCATGTTTCACTGAACAGAGCACTAAGCAACATCAACAATGAGTGTGTCAACCACAAACAAACTTAA
- the LOC111569895 gene encoding zinc-binding protein A33-like isoform X1: MSYEAPLHEPLLRSEAEGLDSSPPSLESPEWCGKHEEGLSMFCLDDLEPLCQQCAAVNHVGHRVYLLTEAAVDCKEELRTSLTGLNKKVIDLEKVSQTYKHASKYNQAEAKLTEEHMKAEFEQLHQFLREEEAARLQALREEKEEKKLDLEVRMDNMNQLIKSLEERIQLIEEELDAGGDGVEFLQNYQDNMNSKWMDHKTPGKVSRPLIDVAKHLANLQYAVWKKMECVAPYTPVTLDPRTAGQSVRLSPGLNSVHICPGSLQRLEQNMHEAVVVPGNPERFHPYSRILAREGFNTGVHWWDIEVGGCDNWTLGVAAESICRRTEFEACPEAGLWCIGQRDEEYRALTSPSEIIRVGHHLNRVHVRLNWDGGLLEFTNADTNAHLFTFQHCFDETVYPYFESISTGGSFAVLAQRVNISVGSDCVPVEDIAIFREDQGVEIESTTENDIITNGKVGTEHLTEDKKSAVYSVGKEKTTKKENKSKNKPAVKKRCTKTRFSVSYHVSLNRALSNINNECVNHKQT, encoded by the exons ATGAGCTATGAAGCTCCTCTCCATGAACCGCTGCTTAGATCTGAGGCTGAAGGCCTCGACTCGTCTCCCCCGTCACTTGAATCTCCAGAGTGGTGTGGGAAACATGAAGAGGGCCTGTCTATGTTCTGTTTGGATGATCTGGAACCCTTGTGTCAACAATGTGCAGCTGTGAACCATGTAGGACACAGAGTTTACCTTTTAACTGAGGCTGCAGTTGATTGCAAG GAGGAGCTCAGAACATCTCTAACAGGATTGAACAAGAAAGTGATTGACTTGGAGAAAGTTTCACAGACCTATAAACATGCGTCCAAGTATAACCAG GCTGAGGCCAAACTGACAGAGGAGCACATGAAGGCAGAATTTGAGCAGCTCCACCAGTTTCTgagagaggaggaagcagcCAGGCTACAAGCTCtgagggaggagaaagaggagaagaagttGGATCTTGAAGTAAGGATGGACAATATGAATCAGCTGATAAAATCTCTGGAGGAGAGGATCCAGCTGATTGAAGAGGAGCTCGATGCAGGAGGTGATGGAGTGGAATTCTTACAG AACTACCAAGACAACATGAATAG caaATGGATGGATCACAAGACGCCAGGGAAGGTTTCCAGACCTCTTATAGATGTGGCAAAACACTTAGCTAACCTTCAATATGCTGTGTGGAAGAAGATGGAATGTGTCGCCCCCTACA CTCCAGTGACCCTGGACCCCAGAACAGCTGGCCAGTCTGTGAGGCTGTCTCCTGGGCTTAACAGTGTCCACATCTGCCCTGGATCTCTACAGCGGCTGGAACAGAATATGCATGAAGCTGTGGTTGTCCCTGGCAACCCTGAACGTTTCCACCCTTATTCCCGCATTCTAGCAAGAGAAGGCTTTAACACAGGAGTGCACTGGTGGGATATTGAG GTTGGTGGCTGTGATAATTGGACGCTGGGTGTAGCTGCTGAATCTATATGCAGAAGGACAGAGTTTGAGGCATGTCCGGAGGCAGGACTCTGGTGCATCGGCCAGAGAGACGAAGAGTATCGAGCTCTAACTAGCCCCTCTGAGATCATTCGTGTCGGTCATCACCTGAACAGGGTCCACGTGAGGTTGAACTGGGACGGAGGGCTGCTGGAATTCACGAATGCTGACACTAACGCCCATCTTTTTACGTTTCAGCATTGCTTTGATGAAACCGTGTACCCATATTTTGAGAGTATATCCACAGGGGGTAGTTTTGCTGTGTTGGCACAAAGAGTGAACATCAGCGTGGGGTCAGACTGTGTCCCTGTTGAAGACATTGCTATCTTTAGGGAGGATCAGGGGGTGGAAATTGAATCTACCACTGAAAATGACATTATCACAAATGGCAAAGTGGGCACTGAACATCTGACAGAAGACAAGAAATCAGCAGTTTATTCTGTGGGAAAAGAGAAGACAACcaagaaggaaaataaatcaaaaaataaacctgcTGTTAAAAAACGATGCACTAAGACCAGGTTCAGTGTGAGCTACCATGTTTCACTGAACAGAGCACTAAGCAACATCAACAATGAGTGTGTCAACCACAAACAAACTTAA